One genomic window of Clostridioides sp. ES-S-0054-01 includes the following:
- the adhE gene encoding bifunctional acetaldehyde-CoA/alcohol dehydrogenase: MDNKEQDIIENIKGDEVMSISVDVVNNVETLVKKLAKIREAQKIFATYTQEQVDKIFLAASLAANKQRVPLAIMAQKETGMGIAEDKVIKNHYASEYIYNAYKETKTCGVIEKDEAFGMTKIAEPIGVIAAVVPTTNPTSTAIFKALLALKTRNGIIFSPHPRAKNSTIEAAKVVLEAAVLAGAPEGIIGWIDEPSLELTTTVMKEVDLTLATGGPGMVKSAYSSGKPAIGVGAGNTPAIIDDSADIKTAVNSILVSKTFDNGMICASEQSVIVLENVYNEVKKEFKERGAYLLDKDETEKIRNIILVNGGLNSKIVGQTACTIAKLAGFEVPVDAKVLIGEVESVELEEAFAHEKLSPVLAMYRANDFDDAVRKAEKLVEDGGFGHTSSLYIDDVNQREKLAKFTSAMKTCRILINTPSSQGGIGDLYNFKLAPSLTLGCGSWGGNSVSENVGVKHLLNIKTVAERRENMLWFRAPEKVYFKKGCLGVALKELKDVMNKKRAFIVTDTFLYNNGYTKAVTDLLDEMNIKHTTFFEVEPDPTLECAKIGAKAMREFNPDVIISIGGGSAMDAGKIMWTLYEHPDVDFQDLAMRFMDIRKRVYTFPKMGEKANFVAIPTSAGTGSEVTPFAVITDQDTGVKYPLADYELMPNMAIVDSDMMMNMPKSLTSASGIDALTHALEAYVSMLATDYTNGIALQAIKSIFEYLPRAYDNGAKDPEAREKMANASTMAGMAFANAFLGVCHSMAHKLGAFHHVPHGVANALLITEVMKFNSSDAPKKMGAFSQYKYPEALKRYAEIASFLGLKGNYDEEKFQSLLVAIEDLKQKVGIPKTIKDFGVEESKFMDSIDEMVIQAFDDQCTGANPRYPLMNEIKDMYLNSYYGR; this comes from the coding sequence ATGGACAATAAAGAACAGGATATAATAGAGAATATAAAGGGAGATGAAGTTATGTCAATTAGTGTAGATGTTGTAAATAATGTTGAAACTTTAGTTAAAAAATTAGCAAAAATTAGAGAGGCACAAAAAATATTTGCCACATATACTCAAGAGCAAGTAGATAAGATTTTTTTAGCAGCATCTTTAGCAGCTAACAAGCAAAGAGTTCCTCTAGCTATAATGGCACAAAAAGAAACTGGTATGGGAATTGCTGAAGATAAAGTCATAAAGAATCATTATGCTTCAGAGTATATATATAATGCATATAAAGAAACTAAAACTTGTGGTGTAATAGAGAAAGACGAGGCATTTGGTATGACTAAAATTGCTGAACCAATAGGTGTTATTGCAGCTGTTGTACCTACAACTAATCCAACTTCTACTGCTATATTTAAAGCACTCTTGGCACTTAAAACTAGAAATGGAATAATTTTCTCTCCACATCCAAGAGCAAAGAATTCTACTATAGAAGCTGCAAAAGTAGTTCTTGAGGCTGCTGTTTTAGCTGGAGCTCCTGAAGGTATAATAGGATGGATAGATGAGCCATCTTTAGAATTAACTACAACTGTTATGAAAGAAGTGGATTTAACTCTTGCTACAGGGGGACCTGGAATGGTTAAATCAGCATATTCATCTGGAAAACCAGCTATTGGAGTTGGTGCAGGTAATACGCCAGCAATAATTGATGATAGTGCAGATATAAAAACTGCTGTAAACTCAATTCTTGTATCTAAGACTTTTGATAATGGTATGATATGTGCTTCTGAACAATCAGTTATAGTATTAGAAAATGTATATAATGAAGTTAAAAAAGAATTTAAAGAGCGTGGAGCTTATTTATTAGATAAAGATGAAACAGAAAAAATAAGAAATATAATTTTAGTAAATGGAGGATTAAATTCTAAAATAGTTGGACAAACAGCTTGTACAATAGCAAAACTTGCAGGCTTTGAAGTTCCAGTAGATGCTAAAGTTTTAATAGGTGAAGTAGAATCAGTTGAATTAGAAGAGGCTTTTGCTCACGAGAAACTTTCACCAGTACTTGCAATGTACAGAGCAAATGATTTTGATGATGCAGTTAGAAAAGCAGAAAAGTTAGTTGAAGATGGGGGATTTGGGCATACATCTTCATTATATATTGATGATGTAAATCAAAGAGAAAAACTTGCTAAATTTACTTCAGCTATGAAAACTTGCAGAATTTTAATTAATACTCCTTCTTCTCAAGGCGGTATAGGTGATTTATATAATTTTAAACTAGCTCCTTCTCTTACTTTAGGATGTGGGTCTTGGGGTGGAAATTCAGTATCTGAAAATGTAGGAGTTAAGCATTTACTTAATATTAAGACAGTAGCTGAGAGGAGAGAAAATATGCTTTGGTTTAGAGCACCAGAAAAAGTTTATTTCAAAAAGGGTTGTTTAGGAGTAGCATTAAAAGAACTTAAGGATGTAATGAATAAAAAGAGAGCTTTTATTGTAACAGATACATTTCTTTACAATAATGGGTATACTAAAGCAGTTACTGACTTATTAGATGAAATGAATATTAAACATACTACATTCTTTGAAGTAGAGCCAGACCCAACTTTGGAATGTGCCAAGATAGGTGCTAAAGCTATGAGAGAATTTAATCCAGATGTAATAATATCTATAGGTGGAGGAAGTGCAATGGATGCAGGAAAGATAATGTGGACATTGTATGAGCATCCAGATGTAGATTTCCAAGACTTAGCTATGAGATTTATGGATATAAGAAAAAGGGTGTATACATTCCCTAAAATGGGTGAAAAAGCTAATTTTGTAGCAATACCAACATCAGCGGGTACTGGTTCAGAAGTAACACCATTTGCTGTTATAACTGACCAAGATACAGGTGTAAAATATCCATTAGCTGATTATGAACTGATGCCAAATATGGCCATAGTTGATTCTGATATGATGATGAATATGCCAAAAAGCTTAACTTCTGCTTCTGGTATAGATGCTTTAACTCATGCATTAGAAGCATATGTATCTATGCTTGCAACTGATTATACAAATGGTATAGCACTACAAGCTATTAAGAGTATATTTGAGTATCTTCCACGTGCATATGACAATGGAGCAAAAGACCCAGAAGCTAGAGAAAAAATGGCAAATGCTTCTACAATGGCAGGTATGGCTTTTGCAAATGCATTTTTGGGTGTTTGTCATTCTATGGCTCATAAATTAGGTGCTTTCCACCATGTACCACATGGTGTTGCAAATGCTCTTTTGATAACAGAGGTTATGAAATTTAATTCTTCAGATGCACCAAAGAAAATGGGAGCATTCTCTCAATATAAATATCCAGAAGCATTAAAGAGATATGCTGAAATAGCTTCATTCTTAGGGTTAAAAGGAAACTATGATGAAGAGAAGTTCCAAAGTTTATTGGTAGCTATTGAAGATTTAAAACAAAAAGTGGGTATTCCTAAAACTATAAAAGACTTTGGTGTTGAAGAATCTAAGTTTATGGACTCAATAGATGAAATGGTAATTCAGGCATTTGATGACCAATGTACAGGAGCAAATCCAAGATATCCTCTTATGAATGAAATAAAAGACATGTATTTGAATTCATATTATGGAAGATAA
- a CDS encoding AMP-binding protein gives MNYYELLRIKRDIHKNKNFLIVDGEKHTYENILNDSEELGKQILTGENIPILIYSKNIMFQLVSFFAINYSKNVPIICHYNLSKKVLNDILLKNNISIIISDEYMDIVDLYDNNDNEGVKEVNFSIFNPKFNVYIYQYKNPTNYLDKSICMGVLSSGSTGVPKALYRTYESWAGFFPVQNGVFNISEESILFINGTLSFTGNLNSIISVLYEGASVVISSGLNCKLWIKTITQYNITNIYLIPTKLQLLVKHLKEPILKVVSIFTGSQLLFEDTAKNLKKYMPNSEVVLYYGASELNYITYLCYDELIEKPLSVGRPFPEIDVYIREGKIFVNTEYAVYNATKPYSVNDIGYFDDDGYLIFEGRNDDIVNIGGFKVSSTKVENEVKKIPQIENAVVLPYSDSIRGSQIALFVTIIDKITKKDLLTKMRENLIKNEIPRKVIFLSSFPYTSSEKIDRLALLKML, from the coding sequence ATGAACTACTATGAACTTCTAAGAATAAAGAGAGATATACATAAAAATAAAAATTTTTTAATTGTAGATGGAGAAAAACATACTTATGAAAATATATTAAATGATAGTGAGGAGTTAGGAAAACAAATTTTGACAGGTGAAAATATCCCTATTTTAATATATTCTAAAAATATAATGTTTCAGTTGGTTAGTTTTTTTGCTATTAATTATTCAAAAAATGTTCCTATTATTTGTCATTATAATCTTTCTAAAAAAGTGTTAAATGATATTTTATTAAAAAATAATATTTCAATTATTATATCTGATGAATATATGGACATTGTTGATTTATATGATAATAATGATAATGAAGGAGTAAAGGAAGTTAATTTTTCTATTTTTAATCCTAAATTCAATGTATATATATATCAATATAAGAATCCTACAAATTATTTAGATAAAAGTATTTGTATGGGAGTTTTATCTTCGGGTTCTACAGGTGTTCCAAAAGCGTTGTATAGAACGTATGAGAGTTGGGCTGGATTTTTTCCTGTACAAAATGGTGTTTTTAACATTTCTGAGGAATCAATCTTGTTTATTAATGGAACACTTAGCTTTACAGGAAATCTAAATTCTATAATATCAGTATTATATGAAGGTGCTAGTGTTGTAATAAGTTCAGGTCTTAACTGTAAGTTATGGATAAAGACAATAACACAATACAATATAACCAACATATACCTTATACCTACAAAGCTTCAACTCTTGGTTAAACACTTAAAAGAACCAATACTTAAAGTTGTAAGTATTTTTACAGGTTCTCAACTATTGTTTGAAGACACTGCAAAAAATCTAAAAAAATATATGCCAAATTCTGAAGTTGTTTTATACTATGGAGCAAGTGAATTAAACTATATTACATATTTATGCTATGATGAACTAATTGAAAAACCTCTAAGTGTAGGTAGACCATTTCCGGAAATAGATGTATATATTAGAGAAGGCAAAATTTTTGTGAATACAGAATATGCAGTATATAATGCAACCAAGCCTTATTCTGTCAATGATATTGGATATTTTGATGATGATGGATACTTAATATTTGAAGGAAGAAATGATGATATTGTAAATATTGGAGGATTTAAAGTTAGCTCTACTAAGGTTGAAAATGAAGTGAAAAAAATTCCTCAAATTGAGAACGCAGTTGTATTGCCATATTCAGACTCCATAAGAGGGAGTCAAATTGCATTATTTGTAACAATTATAGATAAAATTACAAAGAAAGATTTATTAACTAAAATGAGAGAGAACTTAATAAAAAATGAAATACCAAGAAAAGTTATCTTTTTAAGCTCATTTCCATATACCTCTTCTGAAAAAATAGATAGATTAGCATTATTAAAAATGTTATAA
- the dpsA gene encoding dipicolinate synthase subunit DpsA produces MSNQYDITVIGGDLRQVYMVKKLINKGYSVVTYGISNEIVNGIVGKATSLAEALSKSSIILCPIPFTKNQVNIENTGGCLDATIDNLLINLSPNQILFGGNIPTKVCKFCEQHSIQIYDFMKMNDVAILNAVATAEGAIAEAIKRSIINIHQSNCLVLGFGRCAQILAKKLYSLDAKVCVGARNNGARSTANAFGYSSISLNKLDEKLLQFDYIFNTIPECILTKERLEKVSQEVVIIDIASSPGGVDYSVTKDIGINATICPGLPGKYSPKTSGEILVNAIENIINERRD; encoded by the coding sequence ATGTCAAATCAATACGATATAACTGTTATCGGGGGAGACCTGCGACAAGTGTACATGGTAAAAAAACTAATTAATAAAGGATATTCTGTAGTTACTTATGGAATATCAAATGAAATTGTAAATGGAATCGTTGGAAAAGCAACTTCACTAGCTGAAGCACTATCCAAAAGTTCCATTATTTTATGTCCAATTCCATTTACAAAGAATCAAGTTAACATTGAAAATACTGGTGGTTGTCTGGATGCTACTATTGATAACTTGCTAATTAATTTATCTCCTAATCAAATATTATTTGGAGGAAACATACCAACTAAGGTTTGTAAATTTTGCGAGCAACACTCTATTCAGATTTATGATTTTATGAAAATGAATGATGTTGCTATTTTAAATGCAGTTGCTACAGCTGAAGGAGCTATAGCAGAAGCTATTAAAAGAAGTATAATAAATATACATCAAAGTAATTGCTTAGTATTAGGTTTTGGAAGGTGTGCACAGATACTTGCCAAAAAATTATACTCTTTAGATGCAAAAGTATGTGTTGGTGCAAGAAATAATGGTGCAAGAAGTACGGCTAATGCATTTGGATACTCTAGTATTTCTTTGAATAAACTTGATGAGAAACTTTTACAGTTTGATTATATTTTTAATACCATACCAGAATGTATTTTAACAAAAGAAAGACTGGAAAAAGTATCACAAGAAGTAGTGATTATCGATATAGCTTCTTCTCCTGGTGGGGTGGATTATTCTGTTACGAAAGATATAGGTATTAATGCGACTATTTGTCCTGGGCTTCCTGGTAAATACTCACCAAAAACATCTGGTGAAATTCTTGTTAACGCTATAGAAAATATTATAAATGAAAGAAGGGATTAG
- a CDS encoding dipicolinate synthase subunit B, with the protein MRLKGLTIGVGFTGSFCTYDKIFIELENLVKEGANVHTIFSDVSQNIDCRFGNSEEFMKKAYELTGNKPIVTIEEAEPFGPKGIADIIIIAPCTGNTAAKLANGITDSPVLMAAKGHLRNDKPLVISISTNDALSFNFKNIGILLNSKNIYFVPFGQDNCKAKPNSMIAHTELIVPTIELALENKQLQPVINSPHQ; encoded by the coding sequence ATGAGACTTAAAGGACTTACAATTGGAGTAGGATTTACTGGTTCGTTTTGCACTTATGATAAAATATTTATAGAGTTAGAGAATTTAGTTAAAGAAGGGGCAAATGTGCACACTATATTTTCAGATGTATCACAAAATATCGATTGTAGATTTGGAAATTCTGAAGAGTTTATGAAAAAAGCGTATGAACTTACAGGAAATAAGCCGATAGTTACGATTGAAGAGGCAGAGCCATTTGGACCTAAAGGAATTGCTGATATTATAATAATAGCTCCTTGTACTGGAAATACTGCTGCAAAATTAGCAAATGGGATTACAGATTCACCAGTATTAATGGCAGCAAAAGGTCATCTTCGTAATGATAAACCACTGGTAATATCAATATCAACGAATGATGCTTTAAGTTTTAATTTCAAAAATATTGGTATTCTTCTTAATTCTAAAAATATATATTTTGTACCTTTTGGTCAAGATAACTGTAAAGCAAAGCCTAATTCTATGATTGCACATACTGAATTAATAGTTCCAACTATAGAACTTGCTCTAGAAAATAAGCAATTACAACCTGTTATAAATAGCCCACATCAATAG
- a CDS encoding biotin transporter BioY produces the protein MKRTKVNIQDLTKMSICVALLCISSYIYIPLPFTPAGVTAQTIMINLIALILTPRQAFSTVGVYIMIGLIGIPVFGGGTSGIGKLLSPTGGFYFGFLFAVLIISLLKGRNNDIKRYILITIFIGMPIIYFMGTVFMCYFNQMTVEAALFAAVIPFLIGDTIKSVIASFLGTKLNNVLRRNL, from the coding sequence ATGAAAAGAACTAAAGTAAATATTCAAGATTTAACTAAAATGTCAATATGTGTAGCATTATTGTGTATATCATCTTACATATATATACCATTACCATTTACTCCAGCGGGAGTAACAGCACAGACAATAATGATAAATTTAATAGCTTTGATTTTAACACCAAGACAAGCATTTAGTACAGTTGGTGTGTATATAATGATAGGTTTAATTGGAATACCAGTATTTGGTGGAGGTACATCTGGGATTGGAAAATTGTTAAGCCCAACAGGTGGTTTTTATTTTGGATTTTTGTTTGCAGTACTAATTATTAGTTTATTAAAAGGACGAAATAATGATATTAAAAGATATATACTAATAACAATTTTTATTGGCATGCCTATTATATATTTTATGGGAACAGTATTTATGTGTTATTTTAATCAAATGACAGTAGAAGCAGCACTTTTTGCAGCTGTAATTCCATTTTTAATTGGAGATACAATAAAATCAGTTATTGCATCTTTTTTAGGTACTAAACTGAATAATGTACTAAGAAGAAATCTATGA
- a CDS encoding glycosyltransferase family 39 protein, with protein sequence MNPFIIIIGILVLLFLLYTLNKFFNNLEDKKLKKIRRNCFIGILVLQIIFAVFLHVNPTWDFRSVNQSAIELALYNKPLGEYFYVSYPNNIAITLLLSCMYKFIGMYTDNIHTFYTFGTLLNIFMINISILILSKFIKKVFGICKETLFSVFALLITPFYAYSQIVYTDTITMFFPITMFLFLYNYINSKSKVRFRYLIYIGILACIGTALKTNVIISLIAIVIYLFFLNKIKPSIKCISLIIIPFIIGTMFFQYMVTYFIPVTYKEAGLPYTHWMMMGLEKPYGSFSHEDVQFSLKQRSLNGKEGTKKANIKIIKQRLKSYGVEGYLRFLKNKISFTWGDGTYYSLSKLSREAVFKGSIFYEHVVGKKNGVFVSVSQFSHILILIMIVVSSIRFYKYPKEFTSSLNICIFGVFLFLIIWETRSRYLLCYLPILILSAFFGLDYILEVLEKSANKIKSYFNGLFKN encoded by the coding sequence ATGAATCCATTTATAATTATTATTGGAATATTAGTATTATTATTTTTATTATATACTTTAAATAAATTTTTTAATAATTTAGAAGATAAAAAATTAAAAAAAATAAGAAGAAATTGTTTTATAGGGATTTTAGTTTTACAGATTATTTTTGCTGTCTTTCTTCATGTTAATCCTACTTGGGATTTTAGAAGTGTAAATCAATCTGCAATAGAACTTGCTCTATATAATAAGCCATTAGGAGAATATTTTTATGTATCATATCCCAATAATATCGCAATAACATTATTATTATCATGTATGTATAAATTTATAGGTATGTATACAGATAATATACATACTTTTTATACTTTTGGAACTTTACTAAACATATTTATGATAAATATATCAATACTAATATTATCTAAGTTTATAAAGAAAGTGTTTGGGATATGTAAAGAAACACTATTTAGTGTATTTGCCTTGTTGATAACTCCTTTTTATGCTTATTCGCAAATTGTATATACTGATACAATTACAATGTTTTTTCCAATTACAATGTTTTTATTCTTATATAACTATATAAATAGTAAAAGTAAGGTAAGGTTTAGATATTTAATTTATATTGGCATATTAGCATGTATAGGGACTGCATTGAAAACAAATGTTATAATATCTTTAATAGCCATAGTGATATATTTGTTTTTTTTAAATAAAATTAAACCTTCAATAAAGTGTATATCACTAATAATAATTCCTTTTATAATAGGGACGATGTTTTTTCAATATATGGTAACTTACTTTATACCTGTGACATATAAAGAAGCTGGATTACCATACACACATTGGATGATGATGGGACTAGAAAAACCGTATGGGAGTTTTTCTCATGAAGATGTTCAATTTTCATTAAAGCAACGTTCTTTAAACGGAAAAGAAGGCACTAAGAAAGCTAATATTAAAATTATAAAACAAAGATTAAAAAGTTATGGAGTGGAAGGATATCTTAGATTTTTAAAGAATAAAATATCTTTTACATGGGGTGATGGAACATACTATTCTTTGAGCAAGCTTAGTAGAGAAGCTGTATTTAAAGGGAGTATTTTTTATGAACATGTTGTAGGAAAAAAGAATGGTGTATTTGTGAGTGTAAGTCAGTTTTCACATATACTTATTTTAATTATGATTGTCGTATCAAGCATAAGATTTTATAAATATCCAAAAGAATTTACAAGTTCCCTTAACATATGCATATTTGGAGTATTTTTGTTTTTAATCATCTGGGAGACTAGGTCTAGATATTTATTGTGTTATCTACCTATTTTAATATTAAGTGCGTTTTTTGGATTAGATTATATTTTAGAAGTGTTAGAAAAATCAGCAAATAAAATTAAAAGTTACTTTAATGGATTGTTTAAAAATTAA
- a CDS encoding thiolase family protein has protein sequence MDEVFILGGLRSHIGLKNGIFQFVQPELLGASVLKHLIEKYEIDRIDEIICGNAVGTGGNIARLMTLTAGVSNEVPAFTVDMQCASAMMSIDIAFSKIKSGQCDLIIAGGFESSSLQPMRTYHKNDKRYSINNPNYTVAQFSPDDNSQNSMLEGAERVAKLYQIEKTELDFWVKKSHKRAKEAREEKILEDIISPVNNSIYDEGIRDKMNQRLLDRIPSILGKETITNAANSCLINDGASFIILCSKKYLERTKKESKAKVINTCTIGTDANLSPTSAIKAMDKILKIENLNYLDISAVEFNEAFAVIDVLFQRKYPELINRYNIFGGALAYGHPYGASGAIIALHLLKALEKTKGRYGICSIAAAGGLGSALLIERV, from the coding sequence ATGGATGAGGTTTTTATATTAGGAGGACTTAGAAGTCATATAGGTCTAAAAAATGGAATTTTTCAATTTGTTCAACCTGAATTACTAGGAGCGAGTGTGTTAAAACATCTAATTGAAAAGTATGAAATTGACAGAATTGATGAGATTATATGTGGAAATGCAGTTGGGACAGGGGGTAATATAGCTAGATTAATGACTTTAACAGCAGGAGTGTCAAATGAAGTACCTGCTTTTACTGTGGACATGCAATGTGCTTCTGCTATGATGAGTATAGACATAGCATTTTCAAAGATTAAATCTGGGCAGTGTGATTTAATTATTGCAGGAGGCTTTGAAAGTAGCTCTCTACAACCAATGCGCACATATCATAAGAATGATAAACGATATAGTATAAATAATCCAAATTATACAGTTGCTCAGTTTTCTCCTGATGATAATAGCCAAAATAGTATGCTAGAAGGAGCAGAAAGAGTAGCGAAGTTATATCAAATTGAGAAAACAGAATTGGATTTTTGGGTAAAAAAAAGTCATAAAAGAGCAAAAGAAGCAAGAGAAGAGAAAATACTTGAGGATATTATATCTCCTGTAAATAATAGTATTTATGACGAAGGTATACGTGATAAGATGAATCAAAGGTTATTGGATAGGATACCATCGATTTTAGGAAAAGAAACTATTACAAATGCAGCAAATTCATGTCTTATTAATGATGGAGCTTCATTTATTATACTATGTTCTAAAAAGTATCTAGAACGTACAAAAAAGGAGTCTAAAGCAAAAGTTATCAATACATGTACAATAGGAACAGATGCAAATTTAAGTCCAACATCAGCGATAAAAGCAATGGATAAAATTTTAAAGATAGAAAACCTTAATTATTTAGATATATCTGCTGTTGAATTTAATGAAGCATTTGCAGTTATAGATGTGCTATTTCAAAGAAAGTATCCAGAATTAATCAATAGATATAATATATTTGGTGGAGCTTTAGCGTATGGACATCCATATGGTGCTTCAGGTGCAATTATTGCATTGCATCTTTTAAAAGCATTAGAAAAGACTAAGGGTAGATATGGAATTTGTTCTATAGCTGCAGCTGGTGGTTTAGGTTCAGCTTTATTGATTGAGAGGGTGTAG
- a CDS encoding glycosyltransferase family 2 protein → MISLKIIYFIIPCYNEEDVLKETSNRLEIKINSLINDKIISEKSKIVFIDDGSKDNTWCIIEELSKNKSVFCGIKLSCNRGHQNAILAGLLQTKEFCDATISIDADLQDDIDILDEFIQKFYDGCDIIYGVRKSRKKDTLFKRNSAKLFYKLMSLLGSNIVYNHADYRLLSKRTIESLSQFREVNLFLRGIIPLIGYKSSFVFYERKERLAGESKYTIKKMLSFAFEGITSFSIKPLRMIMSTGILIFLASLIILVYLLVQYFLKKHVDMWIIIVFSIWAIGGFQVFCIGLVGEYIGKIYMETKNRPRFIIDKFINNK, encoded by the coding sequence ATGATTAGCTTGAAAATTATATATTTTATAATACCTTGCTATAATGAGGAAGATGTTTTAAAAGAAACATCAAATAGACTAGAAATCAAAATCAATTCATTAATAAATGATAAGATAATTAGTGAAAAAAGTAAGATTGTATTTATAGATGATGGGAGTAAAGATAATACATGGTGTATTATAGAAGAATTAAGTAAAAATAAATCTGTTTTTTGTGGTATTAAACTTTCTTGTAACAGGGGTCATCAGAATGCTATATTAGCGGGTTTACTGCAAACAAAAGAATTTTGTGATGCTACAATTTCTATAGATGCAGATTTGCAAGATGATATAGATATATTAGATGAATTTATACAAAAATTTTATGATGGTTGTGATATTATATATGGAGTGCGTAAAAGCAGAAAAAAGGATACTTTATTTAAGAGGAATTCGGCTAAATTGTTTTATAAATTAATGAGTTTATTAGGTTCAAATATAGTGTATAATCATGCGGATTATAGGCTTTTAAGCAAACGTACTATAGAATCACTTTCACAATTTAGAGAGGTAAATTTATTCTTAAGAGGAATAATTCCTCTTATAGGATATAAATCCAGCTTTGTTTTTTATGAAAGAAAAGAAAGACTTGCTGGTGAGTCAAAATATACGATAAAAAAGATGTTGTCATTTGCATTTGAAGGTATAACTTCTTTTAGTATAAAGCCATTAAGAATGATAATGTCAACTGGTATTTTGATTTTTTTAGCTAGTTTAATAATATTAGTGTATTTACTTGTGCAGTATTTCCTAAAAAAACATGTTGATATGTGGATAATTATTGTATTTTCAATATGGGCTATTGGAGGATTTCAAGTGTTTTGTATAGGTTTAGTTGGAGAATACATTGGTAAAATATATATGGAAACTAAGAATAGACCAAGATTTATAATAGATAAATTTATAAATAACAAATAG